Genomic DNA from Candidatus Cloacimonas sp.:
GCACAGCCAGCTGTTAGAATAACAGTATCTTCAGGCAATTTTTCTGCTACTTCAGTAAAATACTTTCTGCCGGGCATTCTACCATCACAACCAGCCATTACAACAAACCTTTTTATCGCTCCACTTTTAACTGCTTCAATAATTTTATCTGCCAGTCCTAAAACGGTGGAATGAGCAAAACCGCCAATAATTTCACCTGTCTCTATTTCCTTGGGTGGTTGGCATTTAAGAGCTCTTTCAATTAGCGGAGTAAAATCCTTTTCTTTGCCTTTTTCCCTATCCGGAATATGCACTGCATCAGGATAATTTACTGTTCCAGTAGTAAATAAACGATTCAGGTAACTACTTTCCTTGCGTAAGGGAACCAGGCAGTTAGTTGTCATTAAAATAGCTCCGTTAAAGCTTTCAAAGTCCTCCAGTTGATGCCACCAGGAATCACCATAATTGCCTATAAAGTGTTTATATTTCTTAAAAGCGGGGTAATAATGAGCCGGCAGCATTTCTCCATGAGTGTAAATATCCACACCCTTGCCTTCGGTTTGTTTCAACAGCTCTTCCAAATCCTTCAAATCGTGACCGCTAACTAAAATACCAGGGTTTTTGCCTACCCCCAGTTTTACTTTTGTGGGTTCAGGGTTCCCGTAGGTCTTAGTATTGGCTTCATCCAATTTAGCCATCACTTTAACAGCATTTTCACCTGTCTTCAAAACCAGATTTACCAGTTGCTCTACAGTCAAGTTATCATCTAAAGTAGCAGCCAGACCTTCCATAACGAACTTATTTACATCGTCATCCTGATAGCCCAAAACGGCTGCGTGTTCACCGTAAGCGCAAATCCCTTTAATACCGTAAATAATTGTCTCACGCAAAGAACGAATATCCTCATTTTCTGTTCTAAGCACACCTGTTTTTCTGGCAAATTCATCATACTCATCTTTTTTCAGCTGGAAAGTTACCGCTTCCGGACAGGTATCACATTTACCTGCCATCAAGTTGCAGAGTTCATCTTTCCGCTTATCCCTCAAAGCAAGAGTTGCTTCAATTGTGTCTCTGATGTTTGCTTCGTCCCAATTAACATTTGTAATGGTTTTAAACAAAGCGTTCATCACAAAAACCGAATCCTCCGGATAATATCTGCCATTTTCCTGAAGCTTTACCGATGCATAAGCCAGACCCTTCAGACCGTAAATCAACAGATCAAACAGGTTGGCAAGGGTTTCACTCTTTCCGCAAACTCCACGCATTGTGCATCCCAGGTTGCGGGATGTTTCCTGACATTGATAACAGAACATACTC
This window encodes:
- the hcp gene encoding hydroxylamine reductase produces the protein MSMFCYQCQETSRNLGCTMRGVCGKSETLANLFDLLIYGLKGLAYASVKLQENGRYYPEDSVFVMNALFKTITNVNWDEANIRDTIEATLALRDKRKDELCNLMAGKCDTCPEAVTFQLKKDEYDEFARKTGVLRTENEDIRSLRETIIYGIKGICAYGEHAAVLGYQDDDVNKFVMEGLAATLDDNLTVEQLVNLVLKTGENAVKVMAKLDEANTKTYGNPEPTKVKLGVGKNPGILVSGHDLKDLEELLKQTEGKGVDIYTHGEMLPAHYYPAFKKYKHFIGNYGDSWWHQLEDFESFNGAILMTTNCLVPLRKESSYLNRLFTTGTVNYPDAVHIPDREKGKEKDFTPLIERALKCQPPKEIETGEIIGGFAHSTVLGLADKIIEAVKSGAIKRFVVMAGCDGRMPGRKYFTEVAEKLPEDTVILTAGCAKYRYLKLPLGDINGIPRVLDAGQCNDSYSLAVIALKLKEAFGLDDVNKLPLSFDLAWYEQKAVAVLLALLSLGFKNIILGPTLPGFLSPNVAKVIVQTFGLQQITDADSDIAKMMA